The genomic DNA CCATCGACATCGACATCGACGTTCTCCATGGGGCCGGGACTTTCACGGTCGGCGTCGCTGTCCCTTTCAACGTCAACGTCAACGTCAACGTCAACAGCAGCCCCGGCCCCGGCCCCGGCCCCGGAGTCGGAGTCGGAATCGGAATCGGAATCGGCCGAGCCGGGGACCTCAGCAGTCATGGCGACAGGAGCGCCGGCAGCGCCGCCACCGTGACCGGCCTCAGCATCGGTGGTGGCGGCATCGTCGGTGGCGTGGGCGCCGGTGGCGGCACGCTCGTCGACCACTGTTGCGGTGGAGAGGTTCTCGACACCGTCACCGTCACCGGCACCGGGGCTGCCGGGCCACAGCTCCACCTCGCCACCGACGCTGCCGCGGGCGGCGGTGGTGGCGGGATCGTCTTCCTCGGGCAGTGTCGGGTCGGGGCGGCCCGCGGCCGGATCAGGCCCGGGCGGGGCGTCCTCACGGCCACGGCGCCGGCGGGAGCGGAGCTCTCCCTTGGAGTACTTGGCCAGCTTCGCCGCGGGACCGGCCACACCGGGCACCGACAGGGCGGCCATCAGTTCCAGCTGCTGCGCCTGCACCCGCGCGACCAACGCCTGCCCGGCAGCGATCCGGGCCACCAACTCGCGGCCACCCAGCTCACCCACCTGCAGCCCCTCGAGCAGATCGACCGCGACCACCCAACCCAGGCCGTGCTCACCGGCAACGATCACAGCGACCTCCCCTCGGCGACGTCAGCGGCGCCCCCGCGCCTTCTCCCACTACAGTACCTGATCACAACCTACAATTCGAACACAAGAACGATCGGGACTGAATGTTCACCCTTTTGCCGATGGTCGGGAACCGTTGCTAGAGGGCATCTCTCGCGCACGCCACCAACAAGCGGTTCGGTGTTCGCCGACAACGCCTGCTGTGGAACCCATCCAGTGGTAGCAGAACGCGCCGACAGTCGGCATGGGCCGTCGTGAGCGGGTCGGTCGCGTTGTCCTTCGTTCATCCCGCACCCGATGCCCGAACCTCGTCATCTTCACTGTCCCTCTGCGTTCCGGCAGACTCTGTGACTCACAAGGACGGTGTACTTCATGGCACCGACACTGCAGGTGTCGCAGGGACCCTCACCCTTCACGGCGCAGTGAGGGTTCAGTCACCTGCGGATCTTTCCGAGGGGACCTGAGGCAGATCTCCGCGGGGAAGGGCGAACAGCTCCGATGTGCCGTTCTGAACAGGTGCCTGCAGTCAGGTGCCGACACCGCCCTCCTCGCAACGACCTTCGCTCTCGGCCGTCCACTGAGAGTCCCTCGCGCTGCCAACTCTTCGGTCGACATGCAGTGCGTCCCAGCGCTGTCGACCGCAGAGCCGGACGCGGCGGTGCGCACAGGATGAAGCATCACACCCGTGGACCGAGCGGCGATGCTGCTGCATGCCGAACAGCATCGCGCAGAACAGGATCGTGCCGAACAGGATCGTGCCGAACAGGATCGCGCCGAACAGCATCGCGCCGAACAGCGTCGCGCCGAACAGGATCGCGCCGAGCAGCGTCGCGCCGAACAGCGTCGCGCCGAGCAGCCGTCGCCCCGAACAGTCCTGCGGAGCGGAGTGCATCCACCTCGGCAATCGAACCCGGTGACCACACCGCCGGAGCGGTCTCCGGGATGCAGCGACAGAACCAAAGGGTCGGGCAGCAATCAGTGGGAATCTCCACGGCCTCGGACTTGTCGGTCACCGCACGGACCTGGTGTGGCCGGCGGCCGGTACCTCGATCATCGTGATCACGGATTGACGCTCCACCTGCAGCGTGGGCGGTGCAGCGGACGGCATCGCGACCCGGTACCGCTTCGGGAGAAGCGGGTCACCTGCGACCCGGCCCTGCGATGCGGCACAGCGGTTGAGCCCGACCTGCGACCCGGCTCTGCGAATCGGCGGCCGGTCGGTTCAGCGACCCGGCTCGGCGACCCAGCAGCTGCTGTGGGGACCCGCTTCCGGGGAAACGTGTGACGACGGCAACGGGCCGCACCCACCCGCACCTCGGCGACCTCGGCGGCCACGTCGCCGCACCCCGGCGCCCAGACCACAGCGCCGCACCACAGACGATGCAGAACGCAGCCGGTGAAGCGTGACCTGCGAAGCCCGTTCGCCCAGGGCCGAGCCGGGGATCGCGGCGCTGTCGGGGCCGGGCAGTAGTCTCTTGCCTCATGGTGACCGTCCGCGACCGACTAGCCGCGCCTGGTCCGCATTTCTCGGTGGAGTTCATGCCCCCGCGGAGCGACGAGGAAGAGGCCTCGCTCTGGCTTGCCGTTCGCCGGCTGGAACCGCTGCAGCCCGCGTTCGTCTCGGTGACCTACGGTGCCGGCGGCTCCCGCCGCGACCGCACCATCCGGATCACCGAGCGCATCGCGACCGAGACCACCCTGCTGCCGGTCGCGCACCTCACGGCCGTCGGACACTCCGTCGCCGAGCTGCGTCACGTCATCGGCTCGTACGCCTCCGTCGGCGTCCGCAACATCCTGGCCCTGCGCGGCGACCCGCCGGGGGAGGACGTCACCGCCGAGTGGGTCAAGCACCCGGAGGGCGTGGAGTACGCCGAGGAACTGGTCGCGCTGATCAAGCGGCTCGGCCCGTTCTCCGTCGGCGTCGCCGCCTACCCGGACATGCACCCCCGCTCGCCGGACCCACAGTCCGACATCGAGTTCTTCGCCGCGAAGGTGCGGGCAGGTGCCGACTACGCCATCACACAGATGCTGTTCTCCGCGCAGGACTGGGTCGGTCTGCGTGACCGGGCCGCATCCGTCGATGTGGACATCCCGCTGCTGCCCGGGATCATGCCGGTCACCTCGTACCAGCGGCTGATGCGGATCTGCGAGCTGTCCGGGCAGAAGGTGCCGGACGACCTGGCCGCCCGCCTGCTCGAGGTCAAGGGTGACGCCGCCGCCGGTCGGGCGATCGGCATGGAGCACGCGATCGACATGGCCCGGAAGCTGCTCGACGAAGGCGCACCGGGGCTGCACTTCTACACGTTCAACCGGTCGAAGGCGACGGTCGAGGTCCTCGAGGCGCTCGGCTGGGCGCCCACCCCCGCCCGCACCTGACCGACGGCCCCACCGACGGTCACTGTCCCGCAGCAACGATCGCCAGGAGGGGGAACGGATGGAGTTCGACGTCGTCGAACGGGCCTTCGGTCTGTCCTCCGCGGTGCTGCTGCTCGCCCTGCTGGCGATCCGCTTCTCCCGCAAGCTCGGCATGCCCTCGCTGCTGCTCTACCTGGGCATCGGCCTGCTGCTCGGCAACCGCGGACTCGGCCTGGACTTCGGCACCACCGAGGCGCACACCATCCTCACCGAGAACCTCGGCCTCGCCGCCCTGGTCTTCATCCTGGCCGAGGGCGGGCTGACCACCCGCTGGTCCAACGTGCGCCCCGCTTTGGGGCTCGGCATCGCGCTGGCCACGGTGTCGGTGATCGTCTCCATCGTGGTGGCCGGGGCCGGCGTCTACTTCCTGCTCGGCGACGCCCTGAACCTCGACTGGAGGACGAGCCTGCTGTGGGGAGCGGTGCTGTCCTCGACGGACGCCGCCGCGGTGTTCTCGGTGCTGCGCGGGGTCGGGGTGAAGCCGCGGCTCGCCGCTGCCCTCGAGTTGGAGTCCGGGCTCAACGACGCCCCCGTGGTCATCGCCGTGCTGCTGCTCGCCGGAACCACCACCATCACCTGGACCGACCCGCTGCTGGTCGTCTACGAGCTGATCGCCGGCGGCGCCATCGGCCTCGCCCTCGGCTTCGGCGGTGCCTGGTGGTTGCGCCGCGGCGCGCTGCCGGCCGCCGGTCTCTACCCGCTCGCCGCCCTCGCACTGATCGGCGGGGCGTACGCCGCCGGCCAGTACGCGCACGCCTCCGGCTTCCTGGCCACCTATGTCGCCGCCCTGGTGCTCGGCAACTCGCAGCTGCCGCACCGCGCCTCGACGCTGTCCTTCGCCGAGGGTTTCGGCTGGATCGCCCAGATCGGCCTCTTCGTGCTGCTCGGTCTGTACGTCGACCCGGCCGGGCTGCCCGAGGCGCTGGTGCCGGGCATCCTGATCGGGCTGCTGGTGCTGCTGGTCGCCCGGCCGCTGTCGATCATCGCCGCCGCCACACCGTTCGGCCTGAAATTCAAGGAACAGGCGTTCCTGTCCTGGTCCGGGCTGCGTGGGGCGGTGCCCATCGTGCTGGCGCTGATCCCGCTGATGATCCGCAACAACGAGCAGTCCCGGGACTTCCTCAACATCATCGTGGTCATCGTGGTGATCTACACGCTGCTGCAGGGCACCTCGCTGCCCTGGGTCGCGCGCAAACTCGGGGTGATCCAGACCGGCCAGGCCACCGAGATCGAGATGGAAGCGGCCCCGCTCGAGCACATGAAGGCGCTGGTCCTGCAGGTCACGGTGCCGGCCGGGTCGAGGATGCACGGCGTCTACCTGTCCGAGCTGCGGCTGCCGGCAGGTGCGGTCATCTCGCTGCTGCTGCGGGGCGACACCCCGATCCCGGTGGCGCCCACCGTCCGGCTGCAGGCGGGGGACCAGCTGCTGATCGTCACCCCGGAGCGGCTGCGGTCCGCGACCGAGAAACGCCTGCGTGCGGTGACCCGTGGCGGCGCGTTGGCGAACTGGTTCGGCGAGCGCGGCGAACCCGGATCCGGCCCGGCGCACTGAGCTCCCGAGTGGCGCGATCATCCCTCCGCGTTTGGAACACTGTGAGGCGTGACCGACACCGGCGGACCTGCGCCCGACAGCACCGACAGCGACGTGCCGGCCCCGGCGCAACCCCCGCGGCGGATCGGGATCCTGGCCGCGCTGGCGCTGCTGGTCGTCGTGCTGGACCAGATCGTCAAGGTCATCGTGGTCGCGAACCTGGAGCCGGGGGTGCCGCACCGGGCACTCGGCGGGCTGGTCTACTTCACGCTGATCCGTAACCCCGGCGCCGCGTTCGGGCTCGCCGACAGCATGACCTGGCTGCTCTCGCTGATCGTCATCGCGGTGATCGTCTGGATCATCCGGATCGCCGGGCGGCTGCGGTCGACGATCTGGGCCGTCAGCCTCGGCCTGATCCTCGGCGGCGCGGTCGGCAACCTGATCGACCGGATCTTCCGCGCGCCCGGATTCCTCCGCGGGCACGTGGTCGACTACATCTCGCTGTTCGAGACGGCCGGCCAGCACTTCGCGATCTTCAACCTGGCCGACATGGGCATCACCTTCGGCGGGGTGATCCTGGTGCTCGCCGCGCTGCTCGGGGTCGAGGTCGACGGGCGGCGCACCAAGGACGTGGAACGGGAGCGCGCGGAGCAGAAGAGTGCGGAGCAGAAGAAGGACGAGCAGGCGGATGGCTGAGTCGCGGGCGTACCACGTCCCGGACGGGCTGGCCGGCCTGCGGGCGGACGCCGGGATCGCCCGGCTGCTGGGGCTGAGCCGGACGGCGGTCGCCGCCATCATCGACGCCGGCGGCGCCACCCTGGACGGACGCCCACTGGTCCGGTCGGAGCGGCTGGTCGCCGACGGTCTGCTCGACATCACGCTGCCGGAACCGGATGTCGCGCCGACCGTGGTGCC from Nakamurella alba includes the following:
- a CDS encoding pentapeptide repeat-containing protein, encoding MHSAPQDCSGRRLLGATLFGATLLGAILFGATLFGAMLFGAILFGTILFGTILFCAMLFGMQQHRRSVHGCDASSCAHRRVRLCGRQRWDALHVDRRVGSARDSQWTAESEGRCEEGGVGT
- the metF gene encoding methylenetetrahydrofolate reductase [NAD(P)H], producing the protein MPPRSDEEEASLWLAVRRLEPLQPAFVSVTYGAGGSRRDRTIRITERIATETTLLPVAHLTAVGHSVAELRHVIGSYASVGVRNILALRGDPPGEDVTAEWVKHPEGVEYAEELVALIKRLGPFSVGVAAYPDMHPRSPDPQSDIEFFAAKVRAGADYAITQMLFSAQDWVGLRDRAASVDVDIPLLPGIMPVTSYQRLMRICELSGQKVPDDLAARLLEVKGDAAAGRAIGMEHAIDMARKLLDEGAPGLHFYTFNRSKATVEVLEALGWAPTPART
- a CDS encoding potassium/proton antiporter, with protein sequence MEFDVVERAFGLSSAVLLLALLAIRFSRKLGMPSLLLYLGIGLLLGNRGLGLDFGTTEAHTILTENLGLAALVFILAEGGLTTRWSNVRPALGLGIALATVSVIVSIVVAGAGVYFLLGDALNLDWRTSLLWGAVLSSTDAAAVFSVLRGVGVKPRLAAALELESGLNDAPVVIAVLLLAGTTTITWTDPLLVVYELIAGGAIGLALGFGGAWWLRRGALPAAGLYPLAALALIGGAYAAGQYAHASGFLATYVAALVLGNSQLPHRASTLSFAEGFGWIAQIGLFVLLGLYVDPAGLPEALVPGILIGLLVLLVARPLSIIAAATPFGLKFKEQAFLSWSGLRGAVPIVLALIPLMIRNNEQSRDFLNIIVVIVVIYTLLQGTSLPWVARKLGVIQTGQATEIEMEAAPLEHMKALVLQVTVPAGSRMHGVYLSELRLPAGAVISLLLRGDTPIPVAPTVRLQAGDQLLIVTPERLRSATEKRLRAVTRGGALANWFGERGEPGSGPAH
- the lspA gene encoding signal peptidase II, which produces MTDTGGPAPDSTDSDVPAPAQPPRRIGILAALALLVVVLDQIVKVIVVANLEPGVPHRALGGLVYFTLIRNPGAAFGLADSMTWLLSLIVIAVIVWIIRIAGRLRSTIWAVSLGLILGGAVGNLIDRIFRAPGFLRGHVVDYISLFETAGQHFAIFNLADMGITFGGVILVLAALLGVEVDGRRTKDVERERAEQKSAEQKKDEQADG